In Flavobacteriales bacterium, the following proteins share a genomic window:
- a CDS encoding Crp/Fnr family transcriptional regulator: MSNDIAEIFPAFTDEELRQQITDECTIRRTSAGTTLMEMGQYVKSIPLITEGRVKVFREDDDGHELFLYYLEPGEGCAMSFACTLHNQTSQVKAVAMEDTEFISVPVGLIPDWMSKYKSWYRFVIETYQARFEELLSTPDSIAFQRMDERLISYLKKSSEVLETRVLKLPHQEIAYELNTSREVISRLLKKIEKDGFVSLGRNRIEPVDL, encoded by the coding sequence ATGAGCAACGATATCGCTGAAATATTTCCGGCCTTTACCGATGAGGAACTTCGCCAACAAATAACTGACGAGTGTACCATTCGTCGTACTTCGGCGGGTACTACTTTAATGGAGATGGGGCAATACGTTAAGTCGATACCCCTGATCACGGAAGGTCGTGTAAAGGTTTTTCGAGAAGACGATGATGGTCATGAGTTGTTCCTCTATTACCTCGAGCCCGGTGAAGGATGTGCAATGAGTTTCGCCTGCACACTTCATAATCAGACTTCCCAAGTCAAGGCAGTCGCGATGGAGGATACCGAATTCATATCGGTGCCAGTTGGGTTGATTCCCGATTGGATGAGCAAGTATAAGTCGTGGTACCGATTCGTGATCGAGACTTATCAAGCGCGTTTTGAGGAACTGCTTAGCACACCGGATAGCATTGCGTTTCAGCGCATGGATGAACGGCTGATCAGCTACCTTAAAAAGAGCTCGGAGGTGTTGGAGACACGTGTTCTGAAGCTGCCGCACCAAGAGATCGCCTATGAGTTGAATACCTCGCGTGAGGTCATCAGTAGGCTACTGAAGAAAATAGAAAAAGACGGATTCGTGTCCTTGGGTCGTAACAGGATCGAACCGGTCGATCTGTAA
- a CDS encoding solute carrier family 26 protein — MNVKQYIPLLNWITHYDRGDLRGDLSAGLTVGVMLIPQGMAYSMLAGLPPIYGLYASTVPLILYAIFGTSRQLAVGPVAMVALLISSGVGAIAPVGTDEFVGLAILLALMVGILQFSLGVFRLGFLVNFLSHPVISGFTSAAALIIGLNQLKHLLGIDIPRSNYIHEILINAGSNIGNTHVPTLILGVVAIGIIMNLKKVNRSIPGPLVVVILGILAVYFLKLDQGGMKIVKEVPSGLPNPEIPSLNWESLGDLMPIALTIALVGFMESIAVAKAIQAKHKNYEVDPNQELIGLGLANILGALFKAFPTTGGFSRTAVNDQAGARTGLASIISAVLIILTLLFLTPLFYFLPKAILASVIMVAVFGLIDFKEAKHLWHANKKDFAMLLVTFLATLSLGIEEGIAAGVVLSLAMVIYRVTYPHMAREGQLPGTNQFRNLERFSEAQSDPEILIARLDAQLFFANTNYFRERLEQWEQEKGDQLKLVILNAKAINGLDSSAVNMLHDLAEEYHKRDIEFYISGLKGPLRDVVIKSGLVDAIGKENFFFDLSDAVNHYKHGHERVAQDVVMQTNSKH; from the coding sequence ATGAACGTGAAGCAATATATACCCCTACTAAATTGGATCACACATTACGACAGGGGAGACCTTCGTGGAGATTTATCCGCGGGTCTGACCGTTGGTGTAATGCTTATTCCTCAGGGAATGGCGTATTCCATGCTTGCCGGTTTACCGCCGATCTACGGACTTTACGCGTCAACCGTACCTTTGATCTTGTACGCTATTTTTGGCACGAGTCGGCAATTGGCAGTAGGACCAGTAGCCATGGTGGCATTACTGATCTCTTCGGGGGTTGGGGCAATTGCTCCTGTTGGCACCGATGAATTCGTTGGGCTAGCAATTCTACTTGCCTTAATGGTGGGTATTTTGCAATTCAGTTTAGGGGTCTTTAGGCTTGGGTTTTTAGTGAATTTCTTGTCACACCCGGTCATCTCGGGATTCACGAGCGCAGCAGCTCTGATCATCGGTTTGAACCAATTGAAGCACTTGTTGGGAATCGACATTCCCCGTAGCAACTACATTCACGAGATCCTTATAAATGCTGGATCGAATATCGGCAACACTCATGTTCCGACCTTGATCCTTGGCGTTGTCGCTATAGGTATCATCATGAACCTAAAAAAGGTAAACAGAAGTATACCTGGCCCTTTAGTAGTCGTGATCTTGGGGATTTTAGCTGTCTACTTCTTGAAATTAGATCAAGGAGGTATGAAGATCGTGAAGGAAGTGCCCAGTGGGCTTCCGAATCCAGAAATTCCTTCGTTGAATTGGGAGAGCTTAGGAGATTTGATGCCAATCGCTTTGACGATCGCTCTTGTGGGGTTCATGGAATCGATCGCTGTGGCTAAGGCGATTCAAGCCAAGCACAAGAACTACGAAGTTGACCCGAATCAGGAATTGATCGGTCTTGGGTTGGCCAATATTTTGGGGGCGCTTTTCAAGGCTTTTCCAACTACGGGCGGATTTTCACGTACTGCGGTGAATGACCAAGCAGGAGCTCGAACCGGCCTTGCGAGTATCATTAGCGCGGTGTTGATCATTTTGACGCTGTTGTTTTTAACTCCCTTGTTCTACTTCTTGCCGAAGGCAATACTCGCTAGTGTAATCATGGTCGCCGTATTCGGATTGATCGATTTCAAAGAGGCAAAGCACTTGTGGCATGCGAATAAAAAAGACTTTGCCATGCTGTTGGTCACATTCCTCGCGACTCTTTCACTCGGTATAGAAGAGGGTATTGCGGCGGGAGTGGTATTGAGTTTGGCAATGGTCATTTACCGAGTCACTTATCCGCATATGGCGCGCGAGGGTCAATTACCCGGGACCAATCAGTTTCGGAATTTGGAGCGCTTCTCTGAAGCACAGTCCGATCCGGAGATTTTGATCGCGCGGTTGGATGCGCAATTGTTTTTTGCGAACACCAACTATTTTCGTGAACGACTGGAGCAGTGGGAACAAGAGAAAGGAGATCAACTGAAACTAGTAATTCTGAACGCAAAGGCGATAAATGGGTTGGATTCCTCTGCAGTGAATATGCTCCACGACCTTGCGGAGGAATATCACAAACGGGATATCGAATTTTATATTAGTGGTTTAAAAGGTCCGTTACGCGATGTGGTTATCAAGTCCGGACTGGTCGATGCCATAGGTAAAGAGAACTTTTTCTTTGATCTCTCGGATGCCGTGAATCACTACAAGCATGGACACGAGCGGGTAGCTCAAGACGTTGTGATGCAAACCAACTCAAAGCACTGA